The DNA segment gttgTAGCTTCCAAATGTGGTCATGTACCCCAAGCAAATGGCAtaggaataaaatatttgtgttccAGCATCCATCCAGACCTAAagaagtcaaaataaataatttttaataatgtacAATTTTTActcatgcaaaaatattaaatgtgacATGTACAGCCATGTCAAAATTTAGGACATGCCGAcagcctttgtgtttttcttgacaTATTTGGACATGTGGATGTTTAGTATCAATCTTGACTTCCTAcagaaattcaattaaaataggcaaataataaaaatttaagtaaaGCTCAATGACTGTAAAATTTCTGGTTACTTGCTTAACTGTAGATGTATTTGTACCTGTGGGTCAGCGAGTCGTGAAGGATTAGGATACAGGTAGTATTTGATACCATGGAAAGCTCCAGGAAGTGTCATTCCTCTGAAGAACAGCAccaccaataaaacaaaagggaaTGTGGCAGTGAAGTATGTAgcctgaataaaaaacaaacaaacaaaaaaaaaaaaactaaaaacatctgTAGTAAATGAATGCAATCAGAGGCAACCACCAAATTATGAAATTTCACACGTTTAGCAGCTTGGAAATTCATAAATGCAGTTTCTAAACCGAGGAAAGACAAGATGTTATCCAACAAATCAGCAGATGTCAAATGCTGAATTAGTTACAAAACTcccactgttttattttctatttacacACCCCCACTTTGAGTATTACAACACATATGTATTCATGGGTGACAGAAGAATTAGCCTCAGGTTACCTTAGAGGCGCCAATGATCTCTAAGAGTTCAAGTGTCGACTAATGTAATTTGATCCACAGGCATTGAGGAAAAATACTGTTGGATCAAGCCACTGTAGACTTGACCCAGATCAAGCCTACAGTGCTTGATCAGTGCAAGATACATCCATCCTTGCAGGATGTATCTAGCAATCAGACAGATACATTTGATTGTATCTATATGTAAGGTGTTTTGATTGACCAACAAGACCCAATGTTACCAACTCTAGGCAAAAAACCCCAATGCCACTTAACAGGATGGATTTGCCATGATGACAgacactaaaaaaatattttaaaaataaaacaaacaaaaacaaatgcctGGAATGATACACCTGGATCAGCTATTTTACAGAATACACTTAGTCAGACTTAGGAATGATGTGCTGGCTTTACCTGAATATGTCTCTGAGAGATATGATGCAAAAGGCATTTTACTTCTTGACCGATGAACACCAATCTTCAGACGTCCACTTGAATCATTTTATCTCATTATGTTTCTCAACAGGAACCTAATGAGGAGCTTATAAGCAGACCAGAAAAGGCTCCAAATACAAACCCATACTGTAGGTGGGTGTTTGCGTTTCAAAGGGCTAGATCACTTTTCTCTTGGGAAAAGCATTTCCAACCTTTAATCTTTTCACGTTTTAAAGTAAGTCACAAATCTGAATTTACATatgaggattttatgtgatagattaACAGTGCCTCCTTGAAGgaaattgtacatttttccaaattttcttTGTGAAAGACATTCCGATTGCTCTGCTGTGTGTTGTATTCTGGGAGATAATGTGCCAGACTACCTTTAACTTCAATTTGAGCTCCAAACactttcacaaaataattacaatgaATGGGTACACAGTGAACTAAATCATTCCACTTCATTACCATCTTTTTCCATGATTTGTAAAAATACTTATCCAAGAGAAAACAATTGTTAATGGAAAAGACGAAATGCCCatgcataaatacaaaatggaaGGTTGTTTTCGGTATTCTGTAGTTAGCAGGTACTGGTTAGAGCCTTTAAGAGGAAGTATTCATCCTTCAGATTAATTGTGAGAAGTGATGACACTTCAAATATCAGTCAATTATCTTCAATCTGAATGAAAAGTGTCCATTCAGATTGAAGCCTGCGCCACACATGatgcacatttatttacttcagtCTTACCTTCCCTGTGGATCTCACTCCCTTCCACACACAGAAGTAGCTGATGGTCCAGGACAGAAAAAGGCACAATGAAAGGTCCCAGCGAAGGTTTCCGATCGCCTCTATGCCCGTGGAAATGTTTAACACCCGTCGCCTGCAAAGTATGTGAGGTCATAATTGATAAacaaatttttgttgttgtttttgctgttttagatGCAGGAATCCTAATTGGTGACACAGAAAAAGAATATCACTACTACAGCTGAAATGAAGACTTTGTTTATATGTCTAAAGGATCATAAGGGGAAATATTAATTGATTCTAAACCAGACAACTTTGCTGCTTCTCTCTGCAGGGGGACGGTAGTAAAGTAATTAAACATGCATAATAACCCCAAATCATCAGGTTTGAGGCTGTTGTGGATCTATTCACTCGATCTACACAGATGACTGTATCAAGctaacttttgtaaaaatgcttcagtcagatgatttgatttcagaaaaagataaaagtgacaaaagtgAAAGCTGTCTTTATATTGCAATATGATGCGGAACTAACTTGTTAAGTTTAGTGTCATGGTGTTTTCATATGGAGCAAAGGGTTTTATTATACTTACTTCTAAGTTAACAACTTAGAAGTAAATAATCTGTTATTGTTATAACCAGATTATTTGTGTTAGCtgtatttgattattattattattgggaaAGAATCAGTCCCAAAGGGGATTAATGACATCTTAAAACATCTCAGCATTCAAAAATGGTAAAGTGGATCATAGTTTTATGTCATTTCTATTTAGCtagacatgtttatttatttaaactgagatTAGTCTTGGTCCATGATCTTTTCCAGGAATTGTCCATGTGATACACATACTACTGTTGATCATGACCTGGTAAAATAAGCTATAAGATCTTTCATcacaaactcaaatatttttcataggaattttatgtgaaagacccACACAAATGGCACATGGCCTGTAtggctttataaataaagttggcaTGCAAGAGCTGGGGGACAATGAGCATGTGGATAATTTGAACTGACCTTTTTATACCACAACAATCAGGTGAAAAATCTCATTCAAGTAAAGTTGTCTGAAAAGAGACAATGTGACATTGCACAGGCTAAGAAATAAATCCCgtgcataaaaacatttctttgagtaacatctttaaaaattatttgcaatcAACTAgctttatattttactttgctGTGCTAATCTGTGTTTGGATGTGTTACTGTTGTTTTGATTATATCAgccttatttctgttttactttaaataagtCCGTTCTTAGTTATTTCCCTTGGAtcatgttttaataaacatgatCCCTTGTTTAGAGAACAAGTTCTCTAAACTTCAGTTCTCAACTTCAGCCCTTGAGAACTGAAGTTGAAGATTCAATAATAACTTTTTCACCAATCtgtaaaaaaagatattttcccAAGAGGCTTtccaaaaaggttttctgtatgacttattatttattgtgaGATTTAGCTGAATAAATTTGACTAAACTGAAATCAGTGTGAAAAAAGTGTGACTGAAATTATACTAAATTCTATTGAAAGTCTGtgattaaaactaaatgaagttttctgtcaaaattaaaactaatcaccaccatatttataataaataatcagCAACTTCTAGGGAGATAAACATCAAATGGAAATGTGCAGGACTGCAAAGTTAATAAATATTGTTCCTGTggagacatccatccatccatccatccatccatccatccatccatccatccatccatccatccatccatccatccatccatccatccatccatccatccatccatccatccatcttccaaaCCCTCCTTGTCCTGTTCAGGATCATATCGAGCTCACAACACTCATCCAGTGAACATTGGAGGTTGTTGTTGTCCATTGCCTTCAAATCACTGTTGATCTGTGACTGATTTCAACTTGAAATTAGTcccatatttataaaaacttacTGCCAAAACTCTATAACAGATGACGATGACGCATTCACAGCTGAGGTCCAGTTAGCAGTGGTATTATAGTTGTTTAATTCCACACAACGATCTGAAATATATCAGATCTTTGTTAAACATGTAGGCTTATCGTTATCAATTTTGCAACATGAGATATGGATTTGGTTTAGGTTAAACTTCCTATAAAAGGCTGTTATCCTTTatgcaatgaaataaaatagttttgtagAAAATCATGAAGTAATAAAGTCACTTACTTTTAAGGAGGTACATGAGgtatttttgcttaattaaaataatgtacCTGTATTCCATGTGTTATTGCAGCTGGCCCACGGCAGCTTTCCGGAGAACGAGAAGAAGAAGTAGAGGAATGCCCACGCTAAGATCACAACATAACTGATGTTTCCATAGAAAATGATAATCTGGCTGGCATATCCCATGCCTGGAAataacaaatcattttttattaaatttctagtcctaattttatatttgctcTTGCAGGTTACTCACCTTCAAACAAGGGGCAGATCTTTCTCCAGCACATGATTCCTCCCTGACTGGTGTACTGGCCCAGTGATGTTTCCAGGACAAACAATGGAACGCCGCAggtgatgaggaagaggaagtaaGGGATGAAGAATGCGCCTGCAAGTGACATTAGACTTTGTAACACTCTTACCGAACAGACCTTTGAATTAAGTATAGTATCAATAACTGTACTTAAGTTTTGTAAAGAACACAGCGGCCTGTGGTGTGGTGTGCGGTGTCTGCAGACAAAACTAACCGCTGATCAAGAGCACAACATAAACTGTTTACTTGTTGAACAGAGataatgttaaatttttcttgAAAGTGTTGTTATTATGCTGTAACATGactgactgaaataaatcatgaaaaacagaaatgctcaACACTGGCctatgcattttatttccaacaagcggatgtttttttttattaatctaaagaaataaagtaatttctttCAGATAACATCTTTAGATTTAAAAGGTATATCTAAATTTTCTTTCTATGGTATGTGGAGGTAAAGCTGCAATATACTTTAACTTTCTTTACCTCAGGCTGGACTCCACTGCCTGACCTGCAGATCTAATTTTGAAGTAAGTCAAATGCTTGTGGGGTCAGAGGCTGACTCTATAAACACATACTCTTTTGGTCTAAACCTTAGGGCTCCAGGGGCGAAATTTCACCCTAACAGACCAGGCTTTGCTCTGGCTTCTTACTGTTGATCGTGAAACTGATTGCAGGAGACAACTGTGTGCAATATTGTCAGGTAAATATACTGCCTCTCAATTCACCAGAAATTTAGATTATGTCCAAAAGTAAACATAAATTGATAcattccttaaaaaaacaatgtttgtatGCCAACACTTCTGTATTCAGTATTTTGGCTCCTTTCTCCAAGCAGTTATTTTGAACCGTTTACTTAGAActtcacatatttttaattttaatgaactAATTTGGTCAGCTCTGGGTGGACATTCTTTAAGtcgtagagaaaaaaaatttaataaaaaaaaatcttccataGTCCTTTTAGGTACTAAGAGTATGAATCCAATAGGGAATAAATGACAAACATGAAGAGCTtgtaaatcaaataaaaagataattaaTATACTAATGCAGACAGGCGAAAACTAAGGAGATAATGTAAAAATCAATAGATGCTTCGGTATTTAGAGCTCTGCCACTGGCTTTGACACTAATGTAGTATTTTGTGAACTGTAAACATTCTATATGGACAAactccataaataaataatttatgtcCTATGTTTCGACTCAACACTGAAACATAGGACTCTGGACCAAATCAATGAGTTATGACCCTGTCTCCACAGATTATTTTCTGATAATTATCaagtaaaaactctaaattggGGTTCAAATCAATTTGTGCTTCATGCCCAGTAGAGTCTTGGTTAATCTCAGGTTATTTCATCCAGCAGATGAAACAATGCACAAATgtgacttctttctttttttagcttgtCAAGTGCCAAGATGAGACccaacagatttattttcacaagtGGAGCATTATGGATTTTGCTGTGACGCAACAGAGCAGATGCCACACAACCACATCGGACCCCCTGATCCAGAACTAGGACTGGATCAACCTTCTCGCCAGGCAGCCCCCACAACATCCCCACCAGTCCTCTGCAAACCATACCAACAAACCTTCAACACTGGCTGCAACATCAGCCCAGAAAAAAACCATCACCAAGCCCAGatccatcatcaccaccatggTACTATGCCGTGCTAGCGCCAGAATATTCCAGAATTCTCTGCTGGAAATCCATCTGGACCTGGAGCCTTTTTATTTGACGTTCTTTTTCAGATGCAGTGGCTCTGATAACAAATGTTGAGTAGTGTTCATTGAACACTAATCCTAACCCTGACCCTCTTTAACCCTAATTTCCTCAAGGAATTTAAATAATCGAGGTACTGGAATCgctcgaggaatcgtttcagccctaattttATGTAGTAGTATATATTAGTATACACTGGCTGACTGCAGTGGAAGGCCAGTGGTATTGCTGCTAATCCCACCAACCCAGAACACAAACTGTTTGTACCACTGCCATCTGGGAAAAGGTACAGGTACAAACTCTTTATGTAcaaccagtgacgtgcggtcaggggaggcaggtgaggcagtgcctcaccagccatcatggaaagaaagaaaatatataatcataaagtaatttaaattgttatattaatccggtggtttgtactaaaaaatatttatttttcatgtagcttcaccaatttcgatttttatgtgttcaaaatcgctgaattttcttattttcccattcaaatgcttggaagcgatgccggtgaggcagcagcgagctctgcctcaccttggattgcgcaacccctggctctgtgctggctgctaagcggagagagcatgttgctgtacggcgtcaataaaatggtttaaactaatttaatatgtgaacttatttccaataatttagcttatgtatataatgtacagtgctttttgtcaccaactgtgtttgtgtaacgtgctTAgatgtaatgagcgattataagcggcagagaacaggttcgaggtgaggcaggcagttctcttgcctcatggcaggggcgctcaagatcccaggcgtcttgttcactcctcaactgccgagtaagtgacagcgagctaggctaaacgattcgggaagcaagtcaagtgcagcgatagattataatagagatagtgattttttagGTAAGGTAagacagtaataacatttattttgttttgttttttaaggaaatgtgtgttttgtgagctacagtttgtatgtgtaaggatgcagaagtgaaacataacctgtaaactgctgtcaatctatgcatctatttgcaaatctgattctgatgacgtcagtgcctcaccagctatgaacctcaccgcacgtcactgtgtACAACCATGTGGTTAAGGAGCAATATTTTTTCCCAATAGCTGTGAAATCTATCTGTCCACCTTCACTGGATCACCTTTGGCAAACCCACATTGACTCTGTCTTGCTAGCCTATAAACAATATTTGTGAACCCTATTTTTGCATCCAGCCATATTGTTTAACTGAATtggaaaaatgtatatatatatatatatatatatatatatatatatatatatatatatatatatatatatatatatataggcagGTCATCCAGTGACAGTTACTATGGATGCTTTGATCCATGCTATAAAACCAGGTCCGGAGCTATTTGGAGGGAAAATACACTCTTGCTCTGCATGTTCTGTACAGAACCCTGAGATCCCATTACCAGGGGAGGTATGCAACACATTGATATACGTAACTACGGTAACCTTGGCTGTTCGGAGCAGCAAACAGTCAGAATTTCCCAATAAGACCACCAGAAAAGTCTGTCTGTCTGGAAGCTGAGTCCCGTTGAAAATACAGTCCTGCTTTGTTCATAATCTTTGAATGCATATTGTTTTGTCTAatttgcagaacaaaaacatcaagagTGACTTTCACCCTCACCACAATTTAATTCAACTTCTTTATATTGCaccaaattacaacaaatatcTCTCagggcatttttttaaaagaaaaagccagTTCAGTCCAACAAAGCATTTTCCAAGTTAACTATTTACATTACAAATGATTTACTCTACAAACAGTTATGCCGatattaaaacttatttattaCCTCATGAACTTTTAAGAGATGTTGGGTTAGATGTGCAGCATGTTAGTTGTAATACTTACAAGAGAAATGTTTGATGAGCTTTAAATTTAGTCAAACAAAAGTCAAAGGAAATGATGAGTGTTTTCATCTTGCAAAACTAACTTACCTTTGTACTGATTGAAATACTACACATGTCAACACTGGTTTAGAGGTCATAGCCTCAGATAAAACCACATTCCATCATATTCGGGACtgaaaccaaattaaaacatcttATTAAGTTAAATTTGCTTACACCCTCTTTAAAACTGTGTGAGTAAGAAAGGAATCAGTAATAGTCTAATTTAAATGACTATTACCTACATTCTATGTAAgtcaaattatttaatcaaaatattattaacacttttaatgcaaagttgacctTCTTAATTGACTTTTCACACAAATTATAAAGACGTTTtctattaaaagttttattatttactgaataatgCAAAGTTAACCCTTTCAATGAAACTTTTAGTGCACcattgcattaaaagtgtcattatttgctGTGtaacacttcatgacaacaatcacaaacatttatgaagactccttcatatCCATGAAATGTGTTATGCATGTTTAGTCTCATGTCAGTCtcatgcacaccccttcaaataaagtgttaccaaaataaTATTGACAACTTAATTATTTTACCAACTTGAttcacaaagtgaaataaatcgTACATAATTACACAAAGGCTTTCAAAGCCTTTATTTACATGAATTATGATGATATTTTGCTTACAGCaatgaaaaaaagtgaaaatgatgtTAAATTCTTGCTTTTCAAAAGGACTCATTTAATCTGATACAAGCTTATCAGAActcatattctaattttttagaGATGACTTTATACAATTTTCTAGTTAAATGATTATGTACCGAGTATGTCATGTATCTTAAAAGTTTGAATGGTCTGAAACTTAATACAAGTTTGcagttttcagtaaaagttaaaaagttgaGCGCTCATTGCTTTAATTTGGGTAGGACAACATATCCAGTCTTTTATGACTTACCTGTCAAAGCCTGTAAAGTTGTTTATGAAcaactttgtttaatttattttttgcatgacTATCCAGCCAAGTCCCACTAACCAAGAAGATTAGTACAAATACTCACCCCCACCATTTTTGTAGCAAAGATATGGAAATCTCCACACATTACCAAGTCCAATAATAGCACCAGCCACACTCAATATGAACTCTTTTTTGGTCTCCCACTTGCCGCGCTCCGCAGCAGCCCGAGAGGCTTTCTTTCCCAGGAAATAGCCCAGTTTGCAAGGAGTGTCTGCCATCCTGCTGAGAGAGAAATTATCTTTTGGGAGGACTGGTGTGGGTCTTTGGATTGCCTGGCTGTGGGAGCTGGTGTTATGTGCTTACCTAAATAGTTACCTAACGTAAAGGTTGTGTTTTGCATGAGCCTCAAGATGGTGCTGCAGCAGTGtcccaaaacagaaacatgagttCGACATGTGAGAAGTGTGATTACATGACTTAGACAGAAGTGTTTTCTTATCTGATGGATGTCTCATTATTACAGTAACACACAGTTTTACTCTAGGCATCATCTCCATTCACACAGATAAGCTTGTCAGATAATAAGGAAGTAATAATGTATAAATATGCGCTATCTCTGAGGGGAGAGACAGAcccttgcagaagtattcataacACTtagctttttcatattttgcaatgatgcaaaaacaaacttcaaaggattttaatacattataatttttttattatcatcattCAGATGAAACTGACATGTTGtaaatttttgaaaatgctcCCTTTACGACTAAATATTCTTGGGGTGTGCCTCtagcaactttatttttctagagacagaaatatttggcaattattttttttttttgcataacatTTCAAAGTCAGTCAAATTGCATTGGAAGCATGTTTGAACATCTAATTTGAAGTCCTGCTGCAGACCctcaattatatttaattagtttatttggtagggacagacatacagcgacatagacaaactgagagaaaacagcagtcccatgtttacGTCACAGTGCAATAGCAAATGCTAATTCACAGCACTTGTCCCTAATTCAattccagactttgactaggcctgcGCAAGAAATTAGCAGACCTTGCCCTAAACCTTTTTTATAGCTCTGGCTGAAAGTTTAGAAATGCAATCCTGCTGTAGAGTGAACTTCCATCTCAGCCACCCTCCAATGGGATTGTGGTGTATCTAGCTCTGTCCATCTTTCtgtcaagaaaagaaaagcatttagTTAGGATGATTCTGcccagtttttatttacacacatagccttggacatttttcattttttgctcaTGTTATCTAATTTTAAAGTCTAAATTACAACCACTGCTCCAAATAACCTAAAAATGCACCACTTCTGCAGTAAatagtttttgggtttttataaACAGGCAATTTTCACATCTGGGTATTTTTGTGGAATAGAGCTTTATCT comes from the Gambusia affinis linkage group LG07, SWU_Gaff_1.0, whole genome shotgun sequence genome and includes:
- the slc6a11a gene encoding solute carrier family 6 member 11a, producing the protein MADTPCKLGYFLGKKASRAAAERGKWETKKEFILSVAGAIIGLGNVWRFPYLCYKNGGGAFFIPYFLFLITCGVPLFVLETSLGQYTSQGGIMCWRKICPLFEGMGYASQIIIFYGNISYVVILAWAFLYFFFSFSGKLPWASCNNTWNTDRCVELNNYNTTANWTSAVNASSSSVIEFWQRRVLNISTGIEAIGNLRWDLSLCLFLSWTISYFCVWKGVRSTGKATYFTATFPFVLLVVLFFRGMTLPGAFHGIKYYLYPNPSRLADPQVWMDAGTQIFYSYAICLGYMTTFGSYNKYNNNCYRDSFYLCLLNSGTSIVSGFAIFSVLGYMSTKQGVDISAVAESGPGLVFIVYPQAVTLLPWPQLWSVCFFFMVILLGIDGQFAGLESNMTSLTDLYPSYLRKGYRRELLLLLICTVSSLFGLFMVTEAGAYILQIFDHYVCSGPTLLLMAIFQSVIIGWIYGAGRFSDNIEDMIGYKPLPLFKYCWLYITPLVCSATLVFLLIRYTPMKFNNTYVYPWWTYWIGWFLAMSSLSMIPITMIFKLAKEKGSLWQRFKKTSKPADDLPGMVEQECEDTINI